The window CCACCATGTCGAGGCCGAACGGCACCGGGTCGAGGTCGGCGGTGACGCCCTTGATCACCCCGCGCTTTTTGAGCTTCTCGAGGCGGTAGTGGATCGCCGATTTCGACAACCCAAGCTCTTCGGAGAGGACGTTGAGGTTGACGTCGAAGTCGTTCTCTATGTACTCGAGCAGGTCGATATCGGTCTGATCGAAGGTCTCGGCTCGAGAGCGAGTTTTTGACATACGCTCAGTTGAGCACGGTGAAACATAAAAGAGGTGTGTTATTTCCGCAATCGTCGGGTCGCCGTCGAGGACACTGGCTATTTTCGGGCGTGGTACCGAACCGCGGATAGTGAACAAAACCGACCACATGGGTCGGGGTTCTCGCCCTGCACCGCCTATAGAGGAATTCTTGACGTCACTCGAGTTCCCGTTCGACGACCAGCCCGTGCTCGTGTGCCTTTCGAGCGACGCCGACCGTCAGCGCGTGGTAGGCACCGCCGAGGTCGGCGTCGATCTGAACGTCGTCCAGGCCGCCGATCACGACAACGTCCGAGAGGACGTCGGCGGCCGAGTGAGTGACTGCAACCGCCGCGTCGGGAGCCAGGTACGGCGTCGTCGACGTCGTGATGGCCTCGGTCACGGCCGGGTCGGCGCCGTCGGCGGGCACCTCGGCCGTGAAGCGCTGACCCTCGTAGCGTAGATCGAGTTCGACACCAGCACCGACGTCTCGGGGCGAAACGGTGATCTTCCCGTCGTTCGTCTCGAACGAAATCGTCTCACCCACGGTCGTCCGGCGTTCGGTACCAGAACGTTCGGTACCGACGTCGGCCACCGCCCTGGCGAGTGCCGGGTTCGGCAGTCCCGCTGGATGGCTGACGACGGCGTCGGGGCCGCGCTCGCTCGAATAACAGATCCGGTGTTCGGGCCTCGTGAAGTCCCACTCGCTGGTGATCCCGACGACGTTCGCGGCCGTGACGCCACCCAGTCGAAGCGGCCCGAGAACGTGTTCGACGACGAAGGCGCGGTTTCTCGAGACGCCCTCGAGCGATTCGACCAGATCGACGCGAACGTCGGCCTTGCGGACGTGCTCGAGGGTCGCCGGAATCCCGTTGATCCGGATGCCCGGCTCGTCGCTCGGTTCGACGCGGACGTACTCGCCTTCGGCGGGTTCGGTGACGGTTCTCATCGGGATCCCTCGATCCCTTTCGCTCCCATTTCCAGCGTCTCGATCGTTCGCTCGAGCAGCCGACGACACGTCTCGACGTCCTCGGCGTCGAACGACTGGCCCGCAGCGCCGGTTCCGAGGGCGAGTTTGTTCGGGCTGGGAACCGCCGTGAACGGCGCGGTCGGTGGGAGCCACGCGTACTCGTCGTCCCCTACGATCGAGACGTGGGCGGCCTCGGCCGCTTCTCGAACCGCTGGGTCGGGAACCGCCCGTTGGACGCCGCTCAGGCGCTCGAGACGAACATTCGTGACGCCCGAACAGTCCTCGAAACGGGCCTCGACAGCGTCGGCCGTCGTCGCTGGCGTCGTCCGGACGTCGAACGCGACGACCATCGTCTCATCGGCGACCTGCATCGACTCGAGCGCGAACGTCGTCATTCCCGTTGTGAACACCCCCAGGTCGTCGTCGTCGACCGGGTAATACTCGTGGTCAGGCTGGGCTGCCTCGAGCACCGACCCCACTCGCTCGTGATCGTCGGCCACGCGATTCCCTGCCGAGCGCTCTAGGGTGACGGTTACCGTCGCCCGGCCGCGAGACACCGTCCCCAGGCGGCCGCCCAGGGGCTCGAGGACGAGCCACGGCCCCTCGGCGGTGAGATCAAATTCTGCCTCCGGGTAGTGCAACCGGGCGTCGGAGTCGGCGGTCACCGTCGCGGCGGCTGCGAGCAGCCCGGCCCGTGCGCCATCAGTGCCGACGTAGGCGTCTCGTTCCGGGCCGCCGTCTTCTGGCTCGATCGTTGCCCGGTCGACGGCCGAGAGCAGGTCGTCGCCCTCGAGTGAGTGAGCCAAGACGTTCACCCCATCGCCGTCGACACCGGCGAGCGCCCGCTCGCGAACGGTCTCGAGCGACGGAAGCTGTCCGTCTTCCAATTCGCCGGAGCCACCCTCAACCATCTAGCTCCCCCATCAAATCGGCCGTGGCCGCGGCCATCACCTTCGCCGCGGTGACGACCTCCTCCGTTGGCACGTACTCGTCTTCGACGTGGGCCTGCTCGAGCAACCCCGGCCCGTAGACGATACACTCCTCGATGCCGGCGTCGTTGACGACGAAGCGCTGGTCGTCCGACCCCGGCGAGACGACGTACTCGGGTTTCCCGTGGTGAGGTTCGATCTCGCGGGCGAACGACTGGGCGACCGTACAGTCCCGGGAGACGATGGCGGGTTCGGCGAACATGATCTCCTCGTACTCGACACGGGTACCGGTCGCGGCCTCGGTCTCGGCCATCAGCGTTTGAATCTCCTCGCGAGCGCTCTCGACGCTCTCTTCGGGTACCAGCACGCGGTAGAACGTCGAGGTACACCGGTCGGGGACGACGTTCTCGGAGTAGCCCGCGTCGATCATCGTCGCCGAGATGTCGGCTCGGGCGGACTCCGACGGGACGACGGGTTCGTCGGTCGTCCGCTCGTGGAGACGGTCGCGGTAGGCGTCGATCCGGGTGAGGAAGTCGTTCATCGCCATCACGGCGTTGTGCCCGTCGTGGGCCATGCAGCCGTGGGCCTTCTCGCCGTGTGTGCGAACTCGGAACTTCAACACGCCGCGGTGGCCGAGACAGATGCGCGAGGAGTCGAAACACTCGGTGTAGACGCAGTAGTCGGTGTTCTCCGCGGAGAGGTGCCCCTCCCGCACCAGTTCACCCAGGCCGGTGAACCCGCCGGTCTCCTCGTCGACGGTCATGCTCTGGGTGATCGTTCCTCGGATTGGTACGTCGAGTTCCCGGAGGGCGTCGATCGCGAGCACGCTCGCGGCGATGCCCGATTTCATATCGCTCGAGCCGCGGGCGTAGAGCTTTCCGTCCTCGAGACGGGGCTCGTAGGGGTCGGTCGCCCAGTCCTCGCCCGCCGGCACCACGTCGAAGTGGCCGGTGAAGTGAATGTCAGGTCCCTCCCGTCCCTCGTCCAGGTGGGCGAGGACGTTCACTCGCTCGTGATCGGTTCGATCCGGGTAGTACTCGGCGACGACGGACTCGGGGACGGTGAGCAGGTCGACGTCGTAGGTGCGCGCCTCGAGCTGGTCGCGGAGGAATTCTGCGCCCTCGCGGTAGTTCATGCCCGGCGGATTTTCGGTCTCAATGCGCAGGAACTCCTCGAGGAATGCGAGGCCCTCCTCGTACTTTCGGTCGACGGCGTCGGTGATCGCGTCGCGTGTCGTCATCTCGTGGCCACCTCAGATGTCACGTCCACCGTCGACCTCGAGCGCCGTCCCCGTTATCATTGCGGCATCCTCGCTGGCGAGGAAGACGGCCGCGGCGGCGACGTCCGTCGGTTCACACAGCCGCCCCAGCGGGATGGTGTCGTGCATCGACTCGACGCTGAGGTCGCCGGCGGCGAAGTCCTGTAACATGGGCGTGTCCGTCGCGACCGGGCAGATGGCGTTGACTCGGATGCCGTCGTCGGCCAGTTCGTAGGCGAGTTGTTTCGTCAGTCCGACCATGCCCGCCTTCGAGGCGACGTACGCCGAGAGGCCGGTTCGTGGCCGTATCGCCGCCGTCGAGGCCGTGTTGAGAATCACGCCGGCGTCGGACTCGCGCAGGTGTGGCACCGCGTACTTCGTTCCGAGGAAGGCGCTTTTGAGGTTGACGTCCTGGATCGCGTCCCACGTCTCTTCGTCGACGTCTTCGACGGGCGTCGACTCCTGTGGAATGCCGGCGTTGTTGTGCAACACGTCCAGGCCGCCGAACTCGGTGACGGCTCGGTCGATCATCCCCTCGACCGCCTCCGGGTCGGAGACGTCGGCGACGTGGGTCACGGCATCCCCGCCGTCGGCGCCGATGGCGTCGGCGGTCGATTCCGCGGCGGTTTCCTCGAGGTCGACGACCAGGACGCTCGCCCCCACGTCGGCGAACCGCCGAGCGGTCGCCTCACCCATGCCCGAGCCAGCGCCGGTCACGATCACGCGTTGGTCACTATCATGCATACTCGAGGATCGATTTGAACAGTCATCAAGTTTTGGGAGGATGCGGCGTTGCTCGAGAAGGCGTGCATTGATTGTGGGGTGTCGAAGAACATATTCCAGTTTTACTGGGTTGTGGGAGAACTATGTTCGGGTAGAGGGCTGTGGAACGCCAGCGTAGATCATCGGATCGCGGCAGATTGAAGTCGCCTCTCGGAATCGAGACTCGGGAGAGCACCGCTCGATCGCTCGATTTGTCGTAGTGACCAGCACCCTAAGCCCGTCGACGGGGACACCGGAGGTGACTCAACGACCGAGGGAGGCCACCTGGTTTGCAGAGGCCAGTACGATTGCACTGCGTGGGCACCTTGCACCGTTCGCACGAAACACAGCGGCTGGAATATTGTCGTCGGCTAGCTATCTTACTCGTGACCACGTGCTATCGACGATGCCATGAGCCAGACGACTATCACAACGCAGGACGGAGAAACGACGTCACTCTCAGCAGAGACACTCGAGTCGTTCGACCACCGCGTGCGCGGGTCGATACTCTTTCCGGCGGACACCGGCTTCGAGGAGGCGACGCGCCTCTGGAACGGGATGATCGAGAAAACGCCCGCCCTGGTCGTCCAGCCAACCGGGACGGCCGACGTCGTCGCGGCAGTCGAGTTCGCCCGCGACCACGACCTCTCGATATCGGTGAAAGGTGGCGGCCACAACATCGCCGGAACCGCCCTCGTCGACGGCGGCCTGACCATCGATCTGTGCCGTCTACGCGGGGTCGTCGTCGATCCAGACTCCCGGACGGCGACGGCCCAGGGCGGCTGTCTCGTCGGCGACGTCGACCGTGAAACGCAACTGCACGGTCTCGCCACCCCGCTCGGCTTCGTCTCCGAGACCGGGCTGGCCGGCCTGACCCTCGGTGGCGGCTTCGGCTACCTGACCCGCCGATTCGGCTGGGCGGTCGACAACCTGCTCGAGGTCGAAATCGTCACCGCCGACGGGGAGGTTCGGCGCGCCAGTCGCGAGACGAACGCGGATCTCTTCTGGGCCGTTCGCGGCGCTGGCCACAACTTCGGCGTCGTCACGTCGTTTACGTTCCAGTTACACGCCGTCGGGCCGACCGTCTACGGCGGGCTAATTGCGTGGCCGTTCGACTCGGCCGAGGACGTCCTCGAGACGTATCGCGCACTCACGGATGAAGCGCCGCGGACGCTCACCGCGTTTCTGATTCTTCGTCGTGCGCCCCCAGCACCGTTCGTTCCCGAGGAGTGGCACGGCAAACGGATCTGTGCGATGGCCGTGTGCTACAGCGGCGACCTCGAGACCGTGGAGGAGGTACTGTCACCGATTCGGGGGCTGGGAGAGCCGGTCGTCGACCTCCTCCAGGAACAGCCGTACACGCAGCTCCAGTCGTACCTCGACGCGACCCAGCCGAAAGGCCACAACTACTACTGGAAGACCGAGTTCGCGTCCGAACTGGGTGACGAGTTCCTGTCGACGATGCGGGAGCTGGCTGCGGAGTGCCCAATCCCGGGCGCACAGTTGCTATTCGCACACGTTGGTGGGGCGCTCAACGAACGCGAGGAAGGCGACGGCGCCGTCGGCAACCGCGACGCTCGCTTCGTGTACGGGGCGGCGGGGATGTGGGAGCCAGACGACCCACAATCGGCGGCCCATCAGCAGTGGATTCGGGAGGCGTGGGAGCAGTTCCAGCCGTTTTCGACCGGCGGGAACTACGTCAACTTCCAGACCGCGGACGACGACGAGAAGCGGTTGCGAGCGACGTACGAGGCGAACTTTGATCGCCTCGTCTCGGCCAAAACGGCGTACGACCCGGACAACGTCTTCCGGTCGAATCGGAACGTTCGTCCAGCCGACCCGACTCGGTGACTCTCTTCGCCCAAGTGACTCACACGGACGGCGGCAGAAAATATATCACTGCGTCTAAGGTTTTGAAAGGTAGGACGGATCGTTCAGGTGCGTAACGATGACTGATAACGAACGGGAGACGACCCCAACCGCTGCGGGCTACATCTATTGGCAGAACGGCGAGACAGCGTGCAAACGAGTCCGTGGGGCGAGAGCGACTACCAGCGCCACTACGTGTGGCCGGGCGTTCGGTCGATGCTCCCCGACCTCACTGGCAAACGGATTCTCGACGCCGGCTGCGGGATCGGCGAGTACACGAATCGTCTCCTCGAACGCGGTGGTGATGTCGTTGGCGTCGATCACAGCGCTCGAGCGATCGGGGTCGCGACCGACCGCTTCGGGGATCGGGCCACGTTTCACCACGCCGATCTCACCGAACCCCTCGCGTTCGCGGCCGACGACGAGTTCGACCTCGTGGTTTCGATCCTCGTTCTGGGACACATCGAACGCTGGCGACCGGTGTTCGAGGAGTTCCGCCGAATCCTCGCTGGCGACGGGGCGCTGCTGTTCGCAGTGATACACCCCATGCGACGGTACCGACGCCACCGTGACGAGTTCGATAGCTACTACGACGTCGATTCGCACACGCTCGAGTGGGGCGACACGGGGGCCACCGTCGAACAGTACCACCGGCCGATCGGTGAGGTCATCCACTCGCTCACGGAGAGCGGCTTTCGACTGGAGGCGTTTCGTGAGATCACCCCACAGGAGGGCTACAGGGAAGCGAATCAAGACCGGTACGAGACGGCCATGCACGAACCGGATACCCTCTGTGTACGGGCTCGTCCGGATAGCGGTGACTGATCGTATTTCCGGCCTACTGTGTGGGGGTGCCTCTCGTATCGGTGCCCTCGAGTTGATATGTTCAGCTACGCGCGTTCACACGCCTCAGCGCGTCATAGCATCGCGAAAAGAAACCCGGTTCACGCACCACGGGGTTCAGCCGCGGGCGGGGTGACGTCCTCCTCGAGGTGGCGTCCGCCGTAGGCAACGCCCACCATCGAGAGGCCCGTGAAGAGCAGGCTCGCGCCGACTACGAAGCCGACGAACCAGGCAGCAGTCACGGGGAAGCCGGCAAAGAGGAAGACTGCCAGGACGAGCGAGAGGACGCCGCTGGCTGCGATCCAGCCACGGCCCGATCCGCTGCCCATGCGAAGGCTCGTGCCCAGTTCCGCCAGGCCGTCGACGATCAGGTAGCCGATGGCCAGCAGCGTGATGGTCATGAGGCCGATGATCGGGTTCACCAGGAGGAGGATCCCGGCCGCGATCGAAACCGCGGCGAGGACGACCTGCCAGCTCGTTCCCGTCCATCCTCTCGCGGTGTAGGCGTGTGCGCCGTGGACGACGCCGCCCAATACCAGCATGGCGCCGATGACGTAGGTGATCGCGATTCCCGTGGCGACGGGAAGGATCATTGCGAGTAGGCCGAGTATCGCGACGACCGCACCCGCTAGCGCAAGTGTTCTCCATCCCTCTTCCAGGGAGTAGGCTCCGGTTTCAGTTGTAACTGTGCTCATGGTATTCACCGGTAGAATGAACGTCGTGTGAGTGTATAGATCTTTTTGACGATTTGACAGTTCATCAGGGGAACGGACTGGTTGATTCGGCTGAGCGACGACGCCGAGGCGTTGATATTCGGATCAGACCATCGGTACGCTGCTCGAGTTGCTGTAGTCGGCACGACGTGTGTCGTGATGGTTTGATTAGTAGGGCGGGTGTCGTGACTCGAGCGTGAATTGCTATGCGTCAGCCATACCGCTTCGAAACAACTGCCACCCCACAGCGTTGGCGTGCTCGCTGTTTCGTCGAGTTAGTCAGCCCAGTGGTGACAGGCCACCGATCCGATTCCCGTGTCTTCGAGGTCAGGATCCTCGACCTCACACTGCCGTTGATCCCCCTCAGCCAACTCGGGCTTCAACTGGCATCGTGGATGGAAGTTACAGCCAGTGGGCGGATCGGCCGGATCCGGCGGCGTGCCCTCGAGGTGAATCCGGTCGTCCGACCGGCCACCAGTGCCGACGGTCGGCACGCTCGAGAGCAGCGACTGCGTGTAGGGGTGTTTGGGATCCTCGAACAGCGTCTCGACGTCGGTCAGTTCGACGATTCGGCCGAGATACATGACGGCCACACGGTCGGCGATATGCCGGACGACGCTCATGTCGTGGCTCACGAACAGGAACGTGAGGTCGTACGTCGTCTGTAACTCCTCGAGCAGCGAGAGGATCTGTGCCTGTACGGAGACGTCGAGTGCACTCACCGGCTCGTCTGCGACGACGATGGATGGATTCAACGCGAGGGCTCGAGCGATCCCGACGCGTTGACACTGCCCGCCGGAGAGCTCGTGGGAGAATCGGTTGAAGTGGTCGTTCGGATCGAGCCCGACGACGTTGAGTAGCTCGCGAACACGCTCGTTCGGGTTCTCGACGCCACCGTGAATGCTCATCGGCTCCTTGATAATTCGTCCGACGGTCATTCGGTCGTTGAGGCTGGCAGAGGGATCCTGGAAAATCATCTGGAGATCCCGCCGAATCCGTCGAAGCTCCGATCTGTCGAGGCTAGCGAGATCCTTGCCATCGTAGCGAACCGTGCCGGCTGTCGGTTCGTGTAACTGGAGAAGCGTTTCAGCCAGCGTGGATTTCCCGCAGCCAGATTCGCCGACGATCGCTAAGGTTTCCCCCGGATAGAGGTCGAAACTCACGCCGTCGACGGCTTTGACGTCACCGACGTGGCGATTGAGGATCCCGCTGGTAATCGGATAATACTTCTTCAGATTTTCGACACTCAAGAGTGGCT of the Natronosalvus vescus genome contains:
- a CDS encoding SDR family NAD(P)-dependent oxidoreductase, which produces MHDSDQRVIVTGAGSGMGEATARRFADVGASVLVVDLEETAAESTADAIGADGGDAVTHVADVSDPEAVEGMIDRAVTEFGGLDVLHNNAGIPQESTPVEDVDEETWDAIQDVNLKSAFLGTKYAVPHLRESDAGVILNTASTAAIRPRTGLSAYVASKAGMVGLTKQLAYELADDGIRVNAICPVATDTPMLQDFAAGDLSVESMHDTIPLGRLCEPTDVAAAAVFLASEDAAMITGTALEVDGGRDI
- a CDS encoding class I SAM-dependent methyltransferase, which encodes MQTSPWGESDYQRHYVWPGVRSMLPDLTGKRILDAGCGIGEYTNRLLERGGDVVGVDHSARAIGVATDRFGDRATFHHADLTEPLAFAADDEFDLVVSILVLGHIERWRPVFEEFRRILAGDGALLFAVIHPMRRYRRHRDEFDSYYDVDSHTLEWGDTGATVEQYHRPIGEVIHSLTESGFRLEAFREITPQEGYREANQDRYETAMHEPDTLCVRARPDSGD
- a CDS encoding ABC transporter ATP-binding protein, giving the protein MTIPSPTEERVTTEPLLSVENLKKYYPITSGILNRHVGDVKAVDGVSFDLYPGETLAIVGESGCGKSTLAETLLQLHEPTAGTVRYDGKDLASLDRSELRRIRRDLQMIFQDPSASLNDRMTVGRIIKEPMSIHGGVENPNERVRELLNVVGLDPNDHFNRFSHELSGGQCQRVGIARALALNPSIVVADEPVSALDVSVQAQILSLLEELQTTYDLTFLFVSHDMSVVRHIADRVAVMYLGRIVELTDVETLFEDPKHPYTQSLLSSVPTVGTGGRSDDRIHLEGTPPDPADPPTGCNFHPRCQLKPELAEGDQRQCEVEDPDLEDTGIGSVACHHWAD
- a CDS encoding HdeD family acid-resistance protein codes for the protein MSTVTTETGAYSLEEGWRTLALAGAVVAILGLLAMILPVATGIAITYVIGAMLVLGGVVHGAHAYTARGWTGTSWQVVLAAVSIAAGILLLVNPIIGLMTITLLAIGYLIVDGLAELGTSLRMGSGSGRGWIAASGVLSLVLAVFLFAGFPVTAAWFVGFVVGASLLFTGLSMVGVAYGGRHLEEDVTPPAAEPRGA
- a CDS encoding FAD-binding oxidoreductase, which gives rise to MSQTTITTQDGETTSLSAETLESFDHRVRGSILFPADTGFEEATRLWNGMIEKTPALVVQPTGTADVVAAVEFARDHDLSISVKGGGHNIAGTALVDGGLTIDLCRLRGVVVDPDSRTATAQGGCLVGDVDRETQLHGLATPLGFVSETGLAGLTLGGGFGYLTRRFGWAVDNLLEVEIVTADGEVRRASRETNADLFWAVRGAGHNFGVVTSFTFQLHAVGPTVYGGLIAWPFDSAEDVLETYRALTDEAPRTLTAFLILRRAPPAPFVPEEWHGKRICAMAVCYSGDLETVEEVLSPIRGLGEPVVDLLQEQPYTQLQSYLDATQPKGHNYYWKTEFASELGDEFLSTMRELAAECPIPGAQLLFAHVGGALNEREEGDGAVGNRDARFVYGAAGMWEPDDPQSAAHQQWIREAWEQFQPFSTGGNYVNFQTADDDEKRLRATYEANFDRLVSAKTAYDPDNVFRSNRNVRPADPTR
- a CDS encoding ArgE/DapE family deacylase, which translates into the protein MTTRDAITDAVDRKYEEGLAFLEEFLRIETENPPGMNYREGAEFLRDQLEARTYDVDLLTVPESVVAEYYPDRTDHERVNVLAHLDEGREGPDIHFTGHFDVVPAGEDWATDPYEPRLEDGKLYARGSSDMKSGIAASVLAIDALRELDVPIRGTITQSMTVDEETGGFTGLGELVREGHLSAENTDYCVYTECFDSSRICLGHRGVLKFRVRTHGEKAHGCMAHDGHNAVMAMNDFLTRIDAYRDRLHERTTDEPVVPSESARADISATMIDAGYSENVVPDRCTSTFYRVLVPEESVESAREEIQTLMAETEAATGTRVEYEEIMFAEPAIVSRDCTVAQSFAREIEPHHGKPEYVVSPGSDDQRFVVNDAGIEECIVYGPGLLEQAHVEDEYVPTEEVVTAAKVMAAATADLMGELDG